Below is a window of Impatiens glandulifera chromosome 2, dImpGla2.1, whole genome shotgun sequence DNA.
TCCTGCAGAAATCGTTTCAGATACTAAACATTACAACTTCAGATTATGATGATCAGGAAATTGAAGACAATATAGCTCATAATTGCAGGGTTAATGGAGTTGTTCCAGTCCTTCCTCACATTAAGCGTTAGTATCATTCCCCTTAATcatcattttctaattaataggtGTTTCAGAAAATTACAAAGAAACCTAATTTCTCTGACAGTTTTTTGTTATGGTTATAGATTCATGGGGAGATCCTTTTCCTTGTAGTGACCCAGACTGGGACCTTGTTATTGCTAGCGACATCCTATTATGTCAGTGCCTAGTCTCAAATTGCTATTAAATTCTTTACTTACATTCCATTTTTTTGGTAGGAAGCTGGTTTTTCTGACTGAACTTGCATTAAAAGTTCGTTTTGCGCCCTCAACTTGCATCTGTTTTGATTTTGCTttctaaacttttaaaaatggcTCAGATTACTTCcctttgtgttttttttaagcTAAGTATTGAAATTAAGGAGCTGCACAAATTGTGTAGAGAAGATTTAATAACTTATCATAGTTAATTAAGAACTGGTCGTGGGAAGTAATTTGAATCACTTTTAAAAGTACAAGTGAACAAATTGAGGAAGTAAAACAAGTTTTTGGTGCATCTTTAGGAAACAAAATGAACTTTGATCATTTTGTTTTGTGGGGTGTTAATCCCTCTTCTTGCTGCTTCTTGTAGATGTAAAACAGTATGACAACCTTATTAAGACTCTCTCATTTCTCCTCAACTGTTACAAGATCAAAGGCAATAAAGAAAGCTCTAGGAGCAGTGAAAACGATATGGGTAATTTTCGAGCaaattttttaagattaaatttatttaatactagTGAAAACTGAGATATTGCTTATTCCTGTATCATTCTAATAGATACACAACAGCTAAGGCCTGTGTTTCTGATGAGTTGGCGTAGGAGAATAGGGAAAGAGGATGAATCTTTGTTTTTCCATGGCTGCAAGAATGCTGGTCTAGAAGTTGAACATCTAGGATCCCGTGTATACTGTATCACTCCTGGAGAGATAATCATCGAGGAAGCTGCATAAACTTTTGGTAACTGTTTATCAGATTTTGGGTTCAACCCTTGGTTTTATGTTAAATTAGGATTGATTACATAACTGGAATTTGGTCTTTAACAGTTTGGATGGACagtttgtgttctttttgctTCCATTTTAAAACATGTTCTCAAAATTCAGAGGACATCAACTATGTTATTATCATTGACTCACTTATAGGATATCATTTATGCATGATGAGCTGAATTAAAAGCAGTCTTGCaatcattcaaaaaaaaattctagcTCTTTAATTTGTTACTCTTGCTTTTCTTCTATTCATAAGCTTGtttcatttgtacatgatctttGTACATGGGTACTACTACAATATTTGTGTATTTCATCATCTTGTTTTTCTGTAACttgattttcaataatatatattgggtgtagaaggaaaaaaaaagagaggAAGTTATATGACAGACTTCTCTTTGTGTCCTTAAATCTTTCAGTATAAACAAcaagaataaaaagaaaaagtctCATATTATGGCCCTATATGAACTTAAAATTGCAATTGATTTTTGTCTTaagaacaaatattaaaaatgagatccaagagaaataagatttagagaatatttttgaaaaaataatatttgtgttttaaagtTATCACCATTTTCGTTTTCATAATATGAAATCACAATAGATAAGAGataaaagaaatcaaatgtGTAAACTTGAATAGAAATGACAAAAAGAAATGGAAATTAGGTCTAAAGAATAATTTTCAAGATCTAGAATATTTGTCTTCATCTCATGACTCCAAATACGTCTTAATTCATTATTATCcatctaatttttaattagatgaTTTATtgtatagaaataaaaatttaaaatttaagtttagtCATATTTCAAAGTTCGATGTCATGGATTCTAAATCTCAAAGGATGGTATATTTTATTCGCGGTGATTAATCATATTCCGAAAGAGAAACTTTATACTATTTTtcttgataaatttaaatttaataaaataattaaaataaatataaatttggaaAATAGTATAAAACAATACAaagttataatttgtttttttttaaaaagtttactTAAAATTGTTATCTAAATGTAATCtagtaaattgaaaattaatttaaatttataatagtttagctttaaagaatattagtttatatattattattattatttatatatatataattaaaaattttatacattacttattttaaaattttaaataattaaatataaaattaataaaaaaaaactaataagtaaatgacattataaaaaaattatattttataaaattaattaattttaaataaataataactctCTTTCAATTCTAAGTAacttttcttaaaatttataatttaacttttatatgtaatactaataaaataacatcagttttaaaatatttttaatatttatataaaccttatatgtttttagataaaataaaaagtttttaaatgatcatataagactttaaaataaaagcacaatataaaatattataaaaattaaaaatctcaaatatttgaaattttgaacgAAATAATTGGATACTTTCAAaacttttttgaaaatataaatttgaatatttactaaataaaataaataaaaaatctatttatacAAGCTCTAAAAAAGTATATCATCGTGGGATTATGAAGTAGCGAAAAGTTAGGGTTCCTTCTATTACAACATTTCCCCTCCACCTTCAGGTAcgcctctttctcttctcttctcttcctTTCTCCATCGCCGTCCTCCGGTAAGCGGCGTGTTAATTCAAAGGCGATTTTCACCTTCTTCTCGACTATTGTGAACTTCTTTGTACACATCTggttttcatcttcttttttcgGATCTATTGTATGTATAACAATCAACACGCTCATAGCAGCGAATGGTGTGGTGTCTATACATTACTCTGTATAATCGTCTAGATAAGAAGAGCTAGAAAGCTCGAGATTGTTCGAAACATTTTTCCAAGGCCGTTTTGAGGGAAAGCATGCCCTTCATGATAGTGCATTGATGATAAattcttgttttttttgttcACTATTATATGTTTCTCTTAAATTGCACTTGCATAtctcatatttgtttttttaggacACCAGAATCCATATTTTTCTGTATATCTCACATGACTAGTTTGTGTAACCTCTCAAGAAGACCTTCTTGGTTGTAACAGTTTACAGCTACTTTAGATTCTTTTATGTTCCTCCCCTCCTAGACTCGTATCTTTCTTAGGGTtctacaataatttataattgtcaATACATTTAGTCCCATTATTGATTAAATTAGAGTAGTTCTGATGAATACTTAAGAAATTTCTAATTCCCCACCATTTCTTATGGAAGAACCGCATGTTTTCGAGTTGGATTAAGTGTCTTTTCATCTATCTTTTAGAACCTAGCTTTAATTATATagcatatattttaaatgtaatgaTTTACACAATTACTAGTTTAATGGAACTTACTCCTTAGTATGGTGTTCTCAATCTATTcacattttcttatattttaacatgCGATGGTTTCAGAGAAGATGCCTAGATATGATGACCACTATGGTGCAACACGTGTTTATGTTGGCCGCTTGTCATCACGAACAAGGTCCCGCGATTTGGAGGATATTTTCAACAGATATGGAAGGTAATAATAAACCTGCGTCAGAGCTTGATACCAGTTGGAAGAGTTGTTTTTAGTTATTTGGTAGTCTTAGTTGTTGGTTTCCTGACAGTTCTCTAGTTTATCATTCTTGTTTGTTGGTTTTATTTCCTTTCATTTGAGcttctttcaaatttttttgtgcTTGTGGGAGCTAGAGGTCCAAATCTGTGTAACTAGAGTACTAGAGAATGGTTTTGCAATTGTAAATATCTTCTTGTCTCTAGGAAGGATaaatattttcctatttttttctTAGCTGTTCCCATTTACTGTTCATTACATGAATGTCTATAATCTTCACTATATCATCTTTCTGAAGGGTTATGTGTTTATGTACCTGGAAGTCTGTGATGAGAGGTTGTCCTTGGTGGAATTGGTGTATACTCTTGCTGAGTGTTAAAGGATCTTGTGATTCTTTGTATAGTGTTGTTGAGTGTTTTTCTTTTGAATAATGGAACTGGAAAATTATGAAGCTGTTTTTAGTTCATCATTGAAGGGGAAAAGTATCACCCCTTCTATATATATGTCACGATGTCCTTACTGTTTATGGTACCCAATTATGCAGAGTACGCGACGTGGATATGAAGTATGACTATGCCTTTATTGTATGTATCTCTCTCCTAATTATCcttgtcatttattttttatttttagtgtgGTTGGTGTATTGGCTTGTAATTTTTCTGTGTAAAGGCAAGAAGTCGTAGGCTGATGATTTCCGTATCTGTTGCTGTCCATGAAACAGGAATTTAGTGATCCTCGGGATGCGGATGATGCAGTATATGGTTTAAATGGTCGGGATATAGATGGAAGTCGCATCATTGTTGAAATTGCTAAGGGGGTATGCTTTCTGTTCTTAACCCCATGTTAgcaattcttttcttttatatgGCTTACCATCTTTGTTGGTAGCATAAATTTTCCAATAGTTATGAACATTCCATACATTTTTTCATTATGTGTCATTCTTAGACCCCAACTTAACTAGGTATTTAACATGTTTGATACATTAAGAAATCTCACTTAACCCACCCAAGGTAGCTCGAGTGGGTCAGAGTCTTGAAATAAGATATTGAGGTCTTAAATTTGATTCCCACTGAAAAACACCTTGATTGATGTGCTAGCCTCCTTCAGGGGAAAAACTCTGGTGTAAAAAAATCGGGTTACTTCAAATGTGATTTCTAATGTGTGCCATTTTTTTGTtgcttttatataaaaatgatttggcTGGACACCATACAGGGACCACGTAGTTCAGGCGGGGGATCTCGTGATTTGGGCAGGGGTCCTCAACCAGGTACTGGGCGCTGCTTTAATTGTGGTCTTGATGGGCACTGGGCTCGAGACTGCAAGGCTGGGGATTGGAAGAACAAGTGTTACCGCTGTGGGGATCGTGGCCATGTTGAAAGAAATTGCAAAAACAGTCCCAAGAAACTAAAGTTGTTACTTCTTCTATAAACGtccttttattttctttctttcataaCTTGATAATTAATTTCCCGCAAAATATATTATGGTGGTGCAGGCGTGGGAGGAGTTATTCCCGATCCCCTCCTCGACGTGGGAGAAACCGAAGCCCAAGTTTAAGCAGAAGCCGTAGCTACAGGTGCCTGTCTATATAATTGTGTTCATTTGTAAACACTTTTGTGGATCAATACTGAGAAGCAGAAAGAGTTTTCAAATGGATATTACCTAATCTTGGGTccttaaattaataatagtttttcATGAAAATGATTTCCAGCCGATCCAGATCACCAGCTCCAAAGAGAGAGCGAAGTGTTGATAAGAAGATGGAGAGAAGAAGATCAAGGAGCCGGAGTTATAGCAGGAGTCCTTCTCCTCCGAAGAGGAGCAAGGCATCATCGCCATCACCACCATCCAACGGTGGAAGGAAACGTAGTCCAACACCTGAAGGAAGAAGAAGCCAATCACCTATGAGGAGGAAGGACCGCCTTGAGAAGGAAAATGGGTCGGGAGATCACAGCAGAAGCCCAAGTCCAGTAGGCCGAAAGAGCCCAAGTCTAAGTCCAAGAGGGGAAAGGAGCCCAAGTCCATATGAAGAGAATGGGCATAGCCGAAGTCATAGCCCTATGGCTAGAAATGATAAAAGCCCACCTGTTTATGAGGATGATGAAAACCGCGATTCACCAAGGGGATGAACCTATTAAAAAAAGACAGCTGTGTTGGgaatcttttttttcttgtttatgCAGGATTTGGGTTGTTTTGTAAGCAGCCAGCGGCGTAGATGATGAATGGATGGTATGCAAAATTCTTGATATAGTTTATGTTTGAACTGTTTTTGACTTTGGTATTTGGTACACTACTGAACTTCGTTTATTGTTGAACAAATTCACTTTCTCAACTACTCTAATATCGGATTTTATTATAAAGTGATTGATGCCTAGGCCTGTTAAGTAACATAAGCTTTTCCATATAGGCTTATTTTTGGATTCATTTTCTTTATACTATAAATTAGgttttattagatttataaaaGTACAAAAATCTATCTTATAtcattatttgattataaaatatctaaagaaagatgaatgataattaattaaatttctacaaAATTAACCAAAAGgacatttaattattatttttttaatatttgactAAGTGattataataaacataatattattttaaaatgtaaaaattttataaacacaTTATCCAATTTTTGTAGAATAAATAGATAGTATAATAAATGCAACTacctattttaataaaaaaatatattttaaatttaacaatttttttttttataaacttatgCCATTGtgtttatttaacttaattttttttattaattatttgtaagtttttttaGGTAATGTTAGaggatatttttttatgaactaaactttgttttatatatagataatacaTCATTTAACATTCTAACagtgtatttaatttgtttttagtgATAGAAGGTGAAATTCTCCCATTTGTTTATAATTTCCATGTCAGTGTAAATAATATGGATAACTTCTAATCATTGGTTAATTCTATGgtcaaaagttttatatatatatatatatatatatatatatatatatatatatatatatatatatatatatatatatatatatatatatatatatatatatatataaattataaattataaattataaattgatcaTCACAAATGATATAATGGTTACAGTATTTATATTTCACGTTCGCAgattaatatttgaattctaGTTAATGTAAATTTGAAgattaatatttgaattctaGTTAATGTAAATTTGAAGATGTgtattatacaaatttaaatgacAATGATGTAGTTAGAATTTTGACGAAATTTATGTATAGAAACTTTGTTCAACATTTTGTAATTTAGTCTAAATTGAATATACGAAAGAATTCcaattttattttcagttttcaaatataattttaaatagatttgaattcaaatacggttttcgattTGATTTCGAGTTGAGTTTCAACTCTAAAACTAAAccgaaaatcaaattcatttttttattatttattttaattatttattttattaaatattatattgcgttccctatcattactctatattaaattaagtcaACCACTAACCTTTAGTACTAGAGGAAGAATTTTGATGCATTAGTAGTTCTTTAACTCATAGAATTATACGTTGATATGTAGTCAATATTGGATTAGTTTTTGATGTTTTGGAAAGTTGAGAGAGTTCTCTACAAAACTTCTCAGTCCAATTTTGTTTAAAGCCCTAGAACGTGATGTGGTTTCGAAACAAGGTAAGGTGCCCAAAATTAGACCAAAACTGACATACCTTCGGCTTAAAATTCTTAACTACTAACACAATTATTCAAAAAAGGATTTCTACTTATGGCACCGGTCCCATGTCGTCATTCGATGTTTAAAGGACCTTTCGCGCCCTCACAAGGTGATGCAAGTGTTGAAATTTTtgaactaattctataaattcctttaattaatggaaattagaataggtaataaaatcaaatcaaattcacatgaaatttaaacattaattaaaaagtgaaatttgatccaaatgtataatttgaattaattaatttaaattaattgatttaaaatgcTTCGATGACCAATTAACCAAATGTTAATTTGTAatgtaacttacatgagtttgttattattatcaattgttatgataatttaaaaaattgaaaaaccatgtaacattaatattgaattgtaaatgcatTAACTATTTTTTACAAACAATTACTCCCCAATGAACAGTAAACGATTAAGGTAAATGAAGAAGCAAGATGCTAACagttggatcaattgataattttatttaatgatttaacttttcaacaatataaaatccCTCGTCTCTAATCTAAAATATCACTTCATCCTTTTAGTATTTCTTACTCTAGAATTCAaaaagtcttcttcttatttagagagtgttcttcgagttatTCGCTCGTATTTTCTGTTGAAATTCGGTGATAGTTCAAGTACAttgatcaagtttgatgcgTAGTGATTCCAGTATAGAATCTTTATTAGATTCATTGTACCATAGAAGACAACCAtctgcgataagctccagcacaaacgagagacaatagaattattttaagggAAACATGTTAAACACATGTTTCGAATCAACCACTTATTCGGTGATattattcttcatatatattgtatttaattatttctttgtagtatatatgtatataatttttgtaactTAAAGACAAAAtgtctaacaatcttaaaatagttTTGTGAAGATAATTGTCAATGCAATTATGAATGTGATTATTCCAACTATTTTGAGTATCATACATGTAACGATCATAGTCGGGATCGTCACTCTTAGGTCGATTATTCAGATAACTAGAATTCCGAAAATTAGAAAAAGAGTTTTTTAATTCACTCAGAAAAGAACGATCATGGTTAAtctaaaaaatcttattttcaatattaaaatatatggaATAATTGTCCCCATTACTATCCCTAACTAAAAGAAGATAATTAGAGATCAACTTCCAAATGTCATTGACGACgaataaatgatcaacatttttATAACTAAAACAGTCACTATCCCTCCAATTAGACATTTATTTATCTCTATCATCTCTATCCCGATCTTCACTTTCACTGATATTTTCAATagtgtgctaagttatttagtagcttgtGACGTCgaatttttttgtctttgatgttttaGGAAAAATAGTTGAGCtatgaagaaaaatatgaagaaCAAGTTTTTACGAAAAGAAGACAGAAGGTCATAAACGACGATAGAACAATGAAAGGGCGCATTGGCACAATGTTTCAAAGTTCAGACGCTGTAGAAGGCAAGTCCCGTGTTCAAATCTgtgatttcttttgtaaaaatctgacgttaaaatgactttagtcattcaTATTGgaaccattctaatttcttgtgtataaATAATGAGATGAATGAGGGTAGTTAATGATTTATCTGTGGTTGATAATGGTTTCTTATAAGAAATCTAGTTTGtcaaaatgacattaatcattaatgttgaaatttcttatatagaaattatgaaatgaattggggtCCTAACGATttttatgtagaaatttaatttgtcaaaatgatgttgtcattaatattttgaagcattttaatttatttgattttggatATTTGGTTCCGCCCCACCCTTGGTTGATTTTGGATGAACTAATCAAAAGTCACGGTTAAGTAGAAAGGCAAAACTGGCAGAGAC
It encodes the following:
- the LOC124926783 gene encoding uncharacterized protein LOC124926783 isoform X3, with the translated sequence MDTALFSPSSLFACSDGSSSEEEEDVHQSFEERRHHFPGMELLIREFSFHQLNANLLWPGSLNFAEWLVQNKSWVEGRRIIELGSGTGALAIFLQKSFQILNITTSDYDDQEIEDNIAHNCRVNGVVPVLPHIKHVKQYDNLIKTLSFLLNCYKIKGNKESSRSSENDMDTQQLRPVFLMSWRRRIGKEDESLFFHGCKNAGLEVEHLGSRVYCITPGEIIIEEAA
- the LOC124926783 gene encoding EEF1A lysine methyltransferase 3 isoform X2, with the translated sequence MDTALFSPSSLFACSDGSSSEEEDVHQSFEERRHHFPGMELLIREFSFHQLNANLLWPGSLNFAEWLVQNKSWVEGRRIIELGSGTGALAIFLQKSFQILNITTSDYDDQEIEDNIAHNCRVNGVVPVLPHIKHSWGDPFPCSDPDWDLVIASDILLYVKQYDNLIKTLSFLLNCYKIKGNKESSRSSENDMDTQQLRPVFLMSWRRRIGKEDESLFFHGCKNAGLEVEHLGSRVYCITPGEIIIEEAA
- the LOC124926783 gene encoding EEF1A lysine methyltransferase 3 isoform X1 — its product is MDTALFSPSSLFACSDGSSSEEEEDVHQSFEERRHHFPGMELLIREFSFHQLNANLLWPGSLNFAEWLVQNKSWVEGRRIIELGSGTGALAIFLQKSFQILNITTSDYDDQEIEDNIAHNCRVNGVVPVLPHIKHSWGDPFPCSDPDWDLVIASDILLYVKQYDNLIKTLSFLLNCYKIKGNKESSRSSENDMDTQQLRPVFLMSWRRRIGKEDESLFFHGCKNAGLEVEHLGSRVYCITPGEIIIEEAA
- the LOC124928017 gene encoding serine/arginine-rich splicing factor RS2Z33-like, translated to MPRYDDHYGATRVYVGRLSSRTRSRDLEDIFNRYGRVRDVDMKYDYAFIEFSDPRDADDAVYGLNGRDIDGSRIIVEIAKGGPRSSGGGSRDLGRGPQPGTGRCFNCGLDGHWARDCKAGDWKNKCYRCGDRGHVERNCKNSPKKLKRGRSYSRSPPRRGRNRSPSLSRSRSYSRSRSPAPKRERSVDKKMERRRSRSRSYSRSPSPPKRSKASSPSPPSNGGRKRSPTPEGRRSQSPMRRKDRLEKENGSGDHSRSPSPVGRKSPSLSPRGERSPSPYEENGHSRSHSPMARNDKSPPVYEDDENRDSPRG